The Ananas comosus cultivar F153 linkage group 4, ASM154086v1, whole genome shotgun sequence region TCGCCGAGGGCGCGGTGGAGGGCGTTGAAGTCGGGGAAGAGGAGGCCGGCGCGGCCGGGGGGTACGaaggcggcgacggtggcggcgAGCTCTGCGCAGTCGGCGCCGAGGCCAAGGCggtcgagggcgagggcgaTCTCGTCGACAGTGATCTCGCCATCGCCGTCGCTGTCGAAGATGTCGAACACCCGCCGCAGCCGCACCGCATTCAGGCTCTCGCTCCGCAGCCGGAACGACCGCGACGGGGCCGCCACCCCCCGCCTCactccctccgccgcctcctccgatGCCGACGCCGCCACCGACGACGGTGATAACATTAATGATTccattaatattaattaattataattaataatcctaatattaattattaattaattaatattaatatttggaATAAAAAGGAGGAATTGGGGAGGAGAATAAGGTGAGGGGGTTggtggggggcggggggggggagCGGAATCAAATGGGTGGTGGGGGGATTCATTTATAGGAGGAGAGAGGATAAGGGCAGGTGAAAATTTACGAAGAACACCCTCAGCTACAGCATATTGTGAAATGGGTGCTCAAAATTTTTCCTCAAGatttgattttattaaattttaaaatacaagtaaaattatcaaaaatttaataagttttaatttatgTCCTAATTTTCGAATAAATAACAGCTAAATGCGATCTAAATTATTAAAACTGTTAAAATTGAACGGTCCATATGTCAAATAGacaatagttgaggggtttatgtACATTTTTTCACCGAGGCTCGGTCAGCTTGTTCGGAAGAGCGCGTGCGCCGGAAATGGAGCCAAAAATTTGGagggttattattattattttttttttgggggggggttTCTTGTGCCATTGATTTACctaaatttaacttatttacGTTAGAGAGTCTTGTTGTAACGTTTGTGGAAAAGTGCGTCAagtttttagtatttatttgatatgaaaaaaaaaaatagaactttaaaacagaaaaataagGATGATTTTTTCGTCCATGATCAGTTTAAGCTTTCCAATTTATCAAAATAACTAATATTGCCtcaacaaagaaagaaacatTAATGATCGATCACAAAGCTCAAAAAATCCgaaaaaaagagagacaaaAGTAAAATAAGCTCATATATGGACAAGCATTACGATTGTTCTGATTCTTACGTTGAGTTGAATATGATTATAATAGTCGTGGTAATTAATAACATAAAATTAGCTACAGCTGGTACATTAATCTATTGCTAAAAGCACTTTTCCTTAATATATTGTCAAAAAGCACTTCCTCCTCAATAATATGAGTTGTAGGAGGATGTACAGATAACAACAACTTGAGCTTTTATTAGGGGAAGCAAAAAGATTAAGGTGGGTGACAACTTTGGACTTTGTTTACCATGTGTTGTAATGCAATTATTATAAATCATAAATTAGATAGTAGTGTCCAGAAACTTTAGAGTTACCATTTGTTCGTATCGCAGTTATTTCTATTTCCAGCTgcaattttatctaaaatatttaataaataaaaaaatttgaattcgtaaatagaaaaggataaaataagGGCATTATTCAGTTGACGCTTTAACAAATGCCGGTGAAATCGTGCGGCCAATAAGTGATTTTTTGGTGGCCGCTTTTTTTACCACAATTTTAtagtattgaaaaaaaataaaaataaaaaaaaacttaaaaaaaaattacgcaTTCCAAAATATAAGAACATGCAGTTTTTACAACGAAAATTCCGAGTTAGCAAAAAGCAAAAGTGGGATAAGAATTACAGaacctcttttctctctctctctctctctctctctctctctctctctctctctctctctctccaactatatatatatatatatatagtacgtctcccgtactttcgaaagtacggaggcctccatacttgtaagctgttttcgatgataggacatccgattcgacaatcggctccgttaggcataatctacgctattggaattatctagaaatcaaattttaaaatttttcgacatcatttaccaagcgatcacacggcctcaaaaatgactattttaacgatcgatgtggcacgtttttaagttcaacggtgtagaagtatccaaattatatgaaacttcaataaaaaattctatttaacatcaagagtaagaactatacttccgatttgaaatttgagtcatttatcactgttttttatgaaatttttattttcagccgttcattttgaggctactcgttcactaggcaaacgaagtcaaaaaattatgaaatttggttacTAGAttgttccaatagcgtagatcatatttaacggaaccgatcgccgaattggaagtcccatcatcgaaaataacttataagtacagaggcctccatactttcgaaagcataggagcctagctctatatatatattatatatataaagagagagagagagagagagagatgagttgGAActctatcggtagcaaacaggctccgttgccacccatttgctttcgatgataaaactttcaaattgacgatcggcaccgctgaacatgatttatactacttgaagtatctagaaaccaaatttcaaatcttttcgacatcattcacctagtgatcaaagagtttcaaaatttgtaattttaatgataaatatgaagtgttttctcgtttaacggcataaagctatccaaatcaattaaactttggttagaaaattttttcaacTATTTAGagcaagatctatacttttgatctcgAGGATAAAATTCCTATCAAACACtatccacctaccaccatcatctcaaccctacatctctccatccaatggtgaaaaactcaaaagtttgaaagtattctagctcaattttctatatatatatatatatgaaatttataatttagagacttttacttatttatctctaactgctatttaaaatttttaaatttattctcaaattacTAAAAACCTGTCTAAATCCCAAATTCCATTTATAAGCCCTTGGGGGTTTGGGGACATTTGGTCAATCAAGGTTATATTAGATATTCCTGGAATTTTTATAGgcatatttgatattattttaaattttataatattgaatcaaatatttttgcacaatacaaaagtattaaattttcttaagaaaatttattttaatgtcGAATTAATATATTGTCGTTGATTGAACTACTTTTCAATCTTTTTTGACACAGTATAATTAACTAATATAGAAAACAGAATATATCGAATATCTCTGGTAACCTATAACTGCTATCTAAGAATTACATCATATCCGTCTCTTTTTCTAAAGAAAGATGGCAAGTTAttcaattcatatatttttttattagagttaaactcaaataaaatatataaaataattaaatttcgtACTTATTTCAATCTCagatactaattattaaattttgactaaattacagaaaacctctcTATACAAATTCGTTGTTTCACTTTCTCTCTATTACTTTttaaaacctacattttgcccttttaaaattttaaaaatattttcaggagaTTACGATGCTAATGGAGAtagcaaaatgaccaaattaccattatttcttctataaaaaaaatatatttttttaatatatttttatcactttaaaaaatattttcgatataaattataaaaaaaatgaacggaaTAATAATAGAACCCTGACGGAGGGGGTTAAATacaacaacttaaaattttaaaagagcaaaatataaatttttaaaagtaaaaaaaaaaaagcaaaaaacgaatatttatagaaattttttttataattcagtcttaaatttttaactaattgtGCTAGATCCAGTTGAGTCGGCGGTGACATTCAATCTCTAGAAGGCGAGAAAATGTATGTCACATTCGATTCGATCTCTCGAAGGCGAGAAAATGTAGTTTTGGGTCGCTTTTAAACTGGCCAGGAGacggagaaagaaaaaaaaaaaaaaaaaagtcaaaaaaagggaccaaaatgaagaaaaaaaaatcaaaaaaaggaCCAAAAAGACAAAACCTGGGGGGGGTTGGGGGGGACGAGGTTCCGTACGTTGAATGGACCAAAACCGAAACGCCGTGGTTTTAAAACGTCAACGCGCGGGGGCCGCGGAGTAGGCGCGGATTCCCCGTCGACCGTTGGAAGTAGTTAGGGCTTGGAAGCGACCTCGATCACTCGCCGTACTCTCCCGGCCGTTTCATCCGAACCGTTCGATTCCCCGCCCCACTTTTGACGAATCCGATTCCTCTTTGACCGTCCCCCCCTCCCCTTTGATCTCCCAATCAGAGCGTGCGCATGTGCTGACGAAATGGTAAAAGATGTACCCAACCCATATGCACCATAAATTATTGGGCCTTTTTTGTATTTAGACccctccaaaaaaaatttatatatatagcctcacaaaatttatactcacggtgaataattcatcGTATTTCAGTATTTTTTCTACGAtggtattatataatatttagagTTTAAGATTTAGCAAGGACACGATAAATCATTCATCATGTTTTTAACTTAATCTCCACCGCCATCGACGCTCGCGTGACGCTCGCGTGGCGGGGATAAAATCAATCGTGTTTCAGTATTTTTCCTAATGTGTAATTTATCCttcgaaattttaattttactatccaatttgATTCGAATCGATCAACGAcatttgactttaaattttgaatgtatcgtttatttttacagatttagtttataactttatatataattctgACAACTATAATTTATTAGAGTAAGAgattaatctaaattttaaagttaagatATTATTAACTGACTTGAATTAACAAATTGAGATATTAAATAGTCAACgcaaaatgatttataattcaaaaaaaatataaaattccttGGGGCTTAATCCAGATAGTTTTTGAAGAGTCCTCGGCAGCGAAGAAGAGTCAATCCAGACGTCTCCAATCGGCATAACTGAAAAACACGGCTtgaaacaggaaaaaaaaaaaaaaaaatcaagggaAAGCTTTCAAATGACGTCTcattaaaaactcaaaacatATTTATCTCTATCTCATGATTATTATCCTttcctctaaaattttaatttttttttctatattttagcatTAAAAGCTATTTAACAAATATGTAACAGCAGATCAGAAGCTTCCAACGAGACATAATTCAGAGCTCGCGGCTGAAGTTTTATCCGTTTGGAAGGTGCAGGCCTACAAAAGCGGCAACATGGTTCGTCTAAATGTGCTTTTGCAGGCCCCCCCCCCCNGGAAGGTGCAGGCCTACAAAAGCAGCAACATGGTTCGTCTAAATGCGCTTTTGCAGGCCTGGATTTTTAATTAAGAGAAGTCCCCCCCaccaccaaaaataaaaaaacaagatAACAGATAAAATCCCTACTATGtgcttatatttttcatatcttatctttcaataataaaatttttaaaaattgtataagTTTTTGGATGATTTGGACGTTTGAGtgtacaaatatttttttcattctacTTTTGTGCAATatgaaaatatttgattggttcCTACAAATTCTACATGTTATAACTATGATAAAAATGTTTTTCTAAACTTTTGTTTTCAAATTAAGGGGGCCTATTTCAGTAGCAGCAATAGTTGAGGGGGGTCTCCGTGCATTTTCGCCCTAGGTCCTAACGTGAGCACATGGGGTTTGTCGACGAGACACGTGAAAATGAGTTTTAGGCTCATGATTAGCTCCGTGGTCGAGCCATGTTGGGTTCGTCCCCGTCCACATGGTTCCCACGTTAGTGGAAATTAacccataatatatatattttttttagatcttaaaatttttatatatattcgtattaaaaaattatggcacaaaaaataatgaaaagctTTTTAAACGAGATCAGCAGTTAGCAGTTGATATTGAgccttcaatttttaatttgttagtgAATCTTTCGAGCTgagtatatttttaattacagaTACAAAACATGAACGAAAAAAAGCATTATTCTCAATTTTGCATCTAAATTACCCTTGGACCTTCCTCATGACAAGATCGACTCCGAATTCGGGTTCCACGATCAATCTGAGCGCCGGAGAATGGCGATACAGCGGCGACAATGAGAAGGCGAATTTCGAAAGTATCATCGAGAGCGCGATCTTGAGCTCGACCATCGCAAAGTTCTGGCCCAGGCACGTCCGCGTCCCGGACCCGAACGGCACGTACACGTGGGGGAGCCGGCACGCGCTGGTCACTCCCCCCGCGAACCGCTCCGGATTGAACTCGTGCGCATCCGGCCCCCAGATGTTGCGGTCGTGGTGGAGCGTGGAGACCGGGACGTAGACGTTGACGCCTTTCGGTACGAGGATGCCGCCGAGTTTCATCCCTTGAAGGGCCTCGCGGGACACGAATGCTCCCGGAGGGTACAGCCGTAGCGTCTCTTGGATTATCATCGTTAGCTGCAGATCGAGATGAGTGAagttaaaaaacttaaaactcTTAAAATAAGAGGTCAGGAATTCGAATCTCTACATGACATGCAGTACTTATAAAACCAACTAAAGCAAGAGGGAATGCCACTCACTATTCTCATTTTCTGGAGCGCGCGAGCGTCCGGCGGGCGCCCACCacaggccgccgccgcctccgcacGGGCCTTGGCCTGCCACTCGGGGTGCAGGCCGAGCAGCATCAAGCACCACGTGGCGGTGACGGCGGTGGTCTCATGCCCCGCGAAGTAGATGCTCTTGCAGTTGTCGACTACAAAGCTgtcggcccggcccggcccaatCTGCTCGTCGCTCGCGCTGCGGAGGATCGCATTGAGCAAATTGTTCTCCGGCAGTTGGCGGCCGCCGTCGAGATCGCCTCCCCCTTCTTTTACTACCTTTAAGATGAGGGCGCGAACCTCTTTGTTCAGTCTCCACACTTCTCGGTTCCGCTTTGTCGCGAAGAATCTGAAAATGCAGGGCATGAGCAGAGCAAACTCAGGTTGTATTCGTTGTTTTGCCCACAAAACAGTCAGCGATAGCTACtgcttttaatctttttaagaaCTAGAATTACAAAACTTGTTCTGTccctatcaaaattttgtatcagTTACAGTCTGAGCACACCTTAAACCAGTAATTTCGGCAAGAAAATTTGGTCTTGAAACAGCCTTTTGTAGAGCTCGGAGCTTCAGAAATATCTCTTTCCCTTGAACATAGCTGCTCCCGAAACACGCTTTCGAAATAACATCAGCTGAGTAAGTTCTTAAATCCTCGTCGATCCTTATCTCGGCGGCGCTCCCTCCGCTGCATTCGATTTTGCGCTCCCACGATTTCAACAACGGGTACGCGCAATCCACCATCAGATCCACCATGCCCTGCAACCAATGAATTGTTGTGACATtcatgtaaaagaatttaaagtTTCTGTTCCACAGTAGTGAAGCTACTACACTTCAATACAACTGCAGAGTTTTTCCTTAGTATGATTTAACACTGGGCCTGCATTGATTGCGGGCCTAATGTTTGCGGGCCGATTTGAGAGTgtgtttctagaaaataaaaaataaaaaaaaaaagtaacatgtGGTAGCGAATCAAGAGCTCTTACTGAAGTTCTATTGTAAATTTGAAATCTCGAGTATTAAGTAGAAAACCTTGACTTTGTCTTGGAAGAAGTGGGGGGCGATGATCTTGCGCTGATGCAACCATGCGGGACCGTTGGATTTGAGGATGCCATGGCCGAGCAGCGGCTCGTGGGTCTTCTTGAGATACGTGCCCTTCCCCAAATCCAGCGACGCGCACAGCCCGATGTCCCGCACCACATCCGCTCGGCTCACGTGCAGCGCTACCACGTTCCCCATCGAGTACATGAACACCGCACCTGTCCTTCTTTCTTACTGTTAGTTGTATTACTTTATCCTTTTCAAAAAACTCTTCAATATtatctgatgtgggattatttAATTACTCTGTGTATCTACAGATAGTTCGAAATCATTGATAATACTGTAACATTCGATTTTGCCGCTCACATTATGACTCTCAAACTTCTCTTTCTATATTGATAATTCGATGTGAGATTCTTGTGCCTCAAATGCGTGCTTTGATTAGTTTCACAGTAATTCTCGATATTTAAACTTTTGTTGCCATGGATCTTCTGTTCATgaaaatgtgaaacaatcgatgactccaaaataaaattgaagTATTTCCTCAGTTCTAAGGCATGATCACATGCCTTTGGTCCACCATGTAGCTTgttcttttaatttttgtgttttctaataaagataagagaaaaaaaaaatgggatcGAGTtaaaattgctttttttttcatagttttacaAACAATTTGGTTGTGTTGGTCGAGTATATATAGTAAgcaatcataaaaaaaaaaaaattatttcacaataattaaaataataataataatgtaacaATTTCTGTTTGGGGGGTTGGGTAGTGGGAACGTAATTGGATCTTTCTAATTGTCAAACACGTCCCAATCAAAGCATCAATTTTGTTCTCTAGATGAGgacaaaataaagataaaatattcaTTTATATACTATGTAGCTACCTTTTCAACAATCTatgataaaagagaaaaaaaaaaaaaagaaaagaagcatatTCTTATCTTATTGAATATATGTCACACTCCAACTACCAAACTATTCGACATATTACCTATTTCATCATCCAAAGCCATggcaagagaaaaaataatcatGTTGAGGAGAGAATTGTGCATTGAAGTAATTAATATAAGGCGAGGTTGAGAAGACCAATAACACTAATTGATTCGAGTTAATTGTTACGATAAACGCTAAAAAATCCGACCGATGAGACTAGTTGATTTGGGTTACTTTCAACGACAAACGCTAAAGAGTCTGAACAGATAAGACGCGAAATACATCAGCAGCAAGTTTGACCAAAATTTAGAACAATAAAGATCTAGCAACAGATCCAAATAAGAGTATGTCATCGCCTAAACTCGTTCTACCACATCATTCATGAACCAAaccaattaaaattcaaatacatAAAACCAGTCGCGATTTCATTAGTTAGCGCATGCCCTATTTATAATCTAGACAAAAGGTTAATTTACCTGCAACATGAGTGCGAAAACTCAATCACATCAAATGATTGGAATCATTTGAAACCTTTTGTAGAACAATAAAAATGATCATGAAATAAATATTTCGCGAAACAATTAGAGATCGATAGTGTTAGTTTCCATACCATACTCCTTCCTCCACTGCTCGTAGTGCGGGAACACCGTCGACGTGTAGTCGTGTTGTATTCCTCCTTCGTCTCGTCTTCGTCCTCGAGCCCTCTCCTCCGTTGCGAGCCGTTTCATGTCGAGCAAATT contains the following coding sequences:
- the LOC109708462 gene encoding probable calcium-binding protein CML27 isoform X2; translation: MESLMLSPSSVAASASEEAAEGVRRGVAAPSRSFRLRSESLNAVRLRRVFDIFDSDGDGEITVDEIALALDRLGLGADCAELAATVAAFVPPGRAGLLFPDFNALHRALGDALFAGPPSPSPATEEEELFCITDDQEEEDMKEAFRVFDEDGDGFISAAELQVVLGKLGLPEAKSLARVREMICSVDQDHDGRVNFGEFKCMMQGISVKGA
- the LOC109708462 gene encoding probable calcium-binding protein CML27 isoform X1 produces the protein MESLMLSPSSVAASASEEAAEGVRRGVAAPSRSFRLRSESLNAVRLRRVFDIFDSDGDGEITVDEIALALDRLGLGADCAELAATVAAFVPPGRAGLLFPDFNALHRALGDALFAGPPSPSPATEQEEELFCITDDQEEEDMKEAFRVFDEDGDGFISAAELQVVLGKLGLPEAKSLARVREMICSVDQDHDGRVNFGEFKCMMQGISVKGA